One window from the genome of Nicotiana tomentosiformis chromosome 5, ASM39032v3, whole genome shotgun sequence encodes:
- the LOC138892660 gene encoding uncharacterized protein, with protein MHKTLRVMHATEVEGVELSSYHLKGVAYSWFEMWKDSREEGSPPTRWSEFADAFIDHFLPAETKVDRAVEFETLKQGSRNVWEYHMEFVRLLKYDVHIMPTMEARVRRFVQGLSPLIINEATTDGLT; from the coding sequence atgcataagactctccgagttatgcatgctactgaagtagagggagtagagttgTCCTCTTATcatctgaaaggggtggcatattcctggtttgagatgtggaaagattcccgtgaggaggggagccctccgacgagatggagtgagttcgcggatgccttcatagaccatttcttgcctgctgaGACTAAGGTAGACcgtgctgtggagtttgagacccttaaacagggtagtaggaatgtgtgggagtatcacatggagttcgtgcgccTGTTGAAGTATGATGTTCATATAATGCCGACTATGGAGGCAAGGGTacgtcgatttgtgcagggccttagccctttgatTATTAATGAGGCCACTACAGATGGTCTAACATGA
- the LOC104102427 gene encoding uncharacterized protein — protein sequence MLSDNEGSIVDLKVDHKLHFRYFFLSVGAFIKGFTHMRKVIIVDGTFLSGRYVGCLLFAVAQDTENHIFPIAFCIIDKACDDSWTYFFEQLWHIVDDSDELCIISDQHLSIGSGCKKVSTAAHHGFCTHHIAENMRKRFHCDIFIKYFFSAAQSYSTEEFFEHFQQLRDKSREVANCLANEIGFQKLNRALFTGNRYGMLTTNIAESFNAMLKDQRDFPIIGLFNHIIRKFVNKFEEQRKEMKNILTFFVPSAEKKIRNNMVIDDALQVHQLENNQFSVVGHGRDAVVDLDLNTCSCCQFYLKKIPCPHAITALRLSFGDGYGSSIYYHSSSFYKVLTYLAAYDGTIVEPTKEK from the coding sequence ATGTTATCCGATAATGAAGGAAGTATTGTTGATTTGAAGGTTGATCATAAATTGCATTTTCGATATTTTTTCTTATCTGTTGGAGCTTTCATTAAGGGATTCACGCATATGAGAAAGGTTATTATTGTTGATGGGACATTTCTGAGTGGCAGGTATGTAGGCTGTTTATTGTTTGCTGTGGCACAAGATACAGAGAATCACATTTTTCCAATTGCGTTCTGTATAATCGATAAAGCGTGCGATGATTCTTGGACCTACTTTTTTGAACAATTGTGGCACATTGTTGACGATAGTGATGAATTGTGCATTATCTCTGATCAGCATCTGTCTATTGGGAGTGGCTGCAAAAAAGTTTCTACCGCCGCTCATCATGGTTTTTGCACGCATCACATTGCTGAAAATATGCGCAAGAGGTTTCATTGTGATATTTTTATTAAGTATTTCTTTTCTGCCGCACAATCATATAGTACTGAGGAATTCTTTGAACATTTTCAGCAATTGCGTGATAAAAGCAGGGAAGTAGCTAACTGCCTCGCGAATGAAATTGGGTTCCAAAAGTTGAACAGGGCCTTATTTACAGGAAACCGATACGGCATGTTGACAACAAATATTGCAGAATCATTTAACGCAATGCTTAAGGACCAAAGAGACTTCCCGATCATTGGCCTGTTCAATCATATTATTCGAAAGTTTGTAAACAAATTCGAGGAGCAGCGTAaagaaatgaaaaatattttgaccTTCTTTGTTCCTTCTGCTGAAAAGAAAATTAGGAATAATATGGTTATCGACGATGCGCTCCAGGTGCATCAATTAGAGAATAACCAGTTTAGCGTCGTCGGGCACGGCAGGGATGCGGTAGTTGATCTGGATTTGAACACATGTTCTTGTTGCcagttttatttgaaaaaaataccCTGCCCACATGCAATCACAGCTCTGAGATTGAGCTTTGGGGATGGATATGGTTCCTCCATTTACTATCACTCCTCTTCATTCTATAAGGTTTTAACATATTTGGCTGCATATGATGGAACCATTGTCGAGCCTACAAAAGAAAAATAG